A region from the Ursus arctos isolate Adak ecotype North America unplaced genomic scaffold, UrsArc2.0 scaffold_6, whole genome shotgun sequence genome encodes:
- the LOC113249774 gene encoding vasopressin V1b receptor-like, protein MDYGSAWAANPTPLGPFSAPNATTPWLGRDEELAKVEIRVLGTVLVLATGGNLTVLLTLGQPSHKRSRMHLFVLHLALTDLGVALFQVLPQLLWDITYRFRGPDLLCRAVKYLQGLSMFASTYMLLAMTLDHYLAVCRPLRSLQQPSQSTYQLIAAPWLLAAILSLTQVFIFSLREVIQGTGVLDCWADFRNPWGPRVYITWTTLAIFVLPVAMLMACYSLIYHEICKNLEVKTQTQKVEGRGWRTWDRTSPSGPAAAMRGLPSCVSSISTISRAKIQTVKMTFVIVLAYIACWAPFFSIHMWSVWDKNAPDEDSTDVAFTISMLLGSLSSCCNPWVYMGFNSHLRPHPLCRLACCGGPRPRPRSWHSSDSPSSRRTTLLTCSSGLPTLTLSPRLSGDPGPEGSPKDSVQVDGKASTETITF, encoded by the coding sequence ATGGATTATGGGTCTGCCTGGGCTGCCAACCCCACTCCTCTGggccccttctctgcccccaaTGCCACCACACCCTGGCTGGGCCGGGATGAGGAGCTGGCCAAGGTAGAGATCAGAGTCCTGGGCACCGTCCTGGTGCTGGCGACAGGGGGCAATCTGACTGTGCTGCTGACCCTGGGACAGCCCAGCCACAAGCGCTCCCGCATGCACCTGTTTGTTCTGCACCTGGCCCTGACTGACCTGGGCGTGGCACTCTTCCAGGTGCTGCCCCAGCTGCTGTGGGACATCACCTACCGCTTCCGGGGCCCTGACCTCCTCTGCCGGGCCGTCAAGTATCTGCAGGGGCTTAGCATGTTTGCCTCCACCTACATGCTGCTGGCCATGACGCTGGACCACTACCTGGCTGTTTGCCGCCCCCTGCGCAGCCTCCAGCAGCCCAGCCAGTCCACCTACCAGCTCATCGCTGCTCCCTGGCTGCTGGCTGCCATCCTCAGCCTGACTCAAGTCTTCATCTTTTCTTTGCGGGAGGTGATCCAGGGCACTGGGGTGCTGGACTGCTGGGCAGACTTCCGCAACCCCTGGGGGCCTCGGGTCTATATCACGTGGACCACCCTGGCCATCTTTGTCCTGCCTGTGGCCATGCTCATGGCCTGCTACAGCCTCATCTACCACGAGATCTGTAAAAACCTAGAAGTCAAGACGCAGACCCAGAAGGTggaaggaaggggctggaggACTTGGGACAGGACCTCACCTTCTGGCCCAGCTGCAGCCATGCGGGGGCTGCCGTCCTGTgtcagcagcatcagcaccatCTCCAGGGCCAAGATCCAAACCGTGAAAATGACTTTTGTCATCGTGCTGGCCTACATCGCCTGCTGGGCACCCTTCTTCAGCATCCACATGTGGTCTGTGTGGGACAAGAATGCCCCTGATGAAGATTCCACCGACGTGGCCTTCACCATCTCCATGCTCCTGGGCAGCCTCAGCAGCTGTTGCAATCCCTGGGTCTACATGGGCTTCAACAGCCACTTGCGGCCTCACCCCCTGTGCCGCCTGGCCTGCTGTGGGGgaccccggccccggccccgctcATGGCACTCCAGCGACAGCCCCTCGAGCCGCCGCACCACCCTGCTGACCTGCTCCAGCGGCTTGCCCACTCTCACCCTCAGCCCCAGACTCAGCGGGGACCCTGGGCCTGAAGGCTCACCAAAGGACTCAGTGCAGGTGGACGGCAAGGCCTCCACTGAGACCATCACCTTTTAG
- the LOC113249960 gene encoding olfactory receptor 11H12-like — protein sequence MNVSGSGSSSESVREFILLGFSCSREIQVVLFMFFSIVYFLTLMGNGAIISAVVWDQHLHTPMYILLGNFAFLEIWYVNSTVPNMLINFLSETKAISFTGCFLQLYFFFSMGSTECFFLSAMAFDRYFAICDPLHYATIMTGQRCFNLAISCWVCGFLWYLVPVILISRLPFCGPNAIDHFVCDSGPLLTLSCAPAPVSKLISYTLSSLIILLSFFFILLSYVLVLLAVLQLPSASSRHKAFSTCGSHLSVVLLFYGTIMVMHVSPGSSHSTLMPKIMTLFYAMVTPLFNPLIYSLRNKEMKNALWKV from the coding sequence ATGAACGTGTCTGGCTCCGGATCTTCTTCTGAGTCAGTGAGGGAATTCATCCTTCTGGGTTTTTCCTGCAGCAGGGAGATTCAGGTTGTCCTGTTTATGTTCTTCTCAATTGTCTACTTCCTGACTCTCATGGGAAATGGAGCCATTATCAGTGCTGTAGTTTGGGACCAGCATCTCCACACGCCCATGTACATCCTGCTGGGGAATTTTGCATTCCTGGAGATCTGGTATGTCAATTCCACTGTTCCAAACATGCTGATCAACTTCCTCTCAGAGACCAAAGCCATCTCTTTCACTGGATGCTTCCTTcaattatactttttcttttccatgggtTCCACGGAGTGCTTCTTTCTCTCAGCAATGGCCTTTGATCGCTACTTTGCCATCTGTGATCCTCTGCATTATGCCACAATTATGACAGGACAACGTTGTTTCAACCTAGCGATTTCCTGTTGGGTGTGTGGCTTTCTCTGGTATCTGGTGCCTGTTATTCTCATCTCCCGACTGCCTTTCTGTGGTCCTAATGCAATTGATCATTTTGTATGTGACTCGGGCCCATTGCTGACCCTTTCATGTGCTCCTGCCCCTGTGTCCAAGCTCATCAGCTATACCCTAAGCTCCCTCATCATCCTCCTGAGCTTCTTTTTCATCCTCCTCTCCTATGTCCTGGTTCTACTTGCTGTGCTTCAGTTGCCCTCAGCATCTAGTCGGCATAAGGCCTTTTCAACGTGTGGATCCCATTTGTCTGTGGTGCTGCTATTCTACGGGACCATTATGGTGATGCATGTGAGCCCTGGATCCAGCCACTCTACCCTGATGCCAAAGATCATGACCTTGTTCTATGCAATGGTGACTCCACTCTTCAACCCTTTGATTTATAGTCTCaggaataaggaaatgaaaaatgctctctggaaagtt
- the LOC125281049 gene encoding LOW QUALITY PROTEIN: olfactory receptor 4S2-like (The sequence of the model RefSeq protein was modified relative to this genomic sequence to represent the inferred CDS: substituted 1 base at 1 genomic stop codon), which yields MQLMFFALVLLFYIVITVGKLLILLTVFSDPPLHTPMYFFLSNLSFVDIAYSSATAPKMIADFISEKKTISYWGCVTQMFTFHFFGCAKIFVLIVMAFDHYAAICQPLRYTTIMSANACIVLAXLSWIGALGHSFVQTLLTFQLPFCNNRVIDHYVCDIHPVLKLACADTTLVNMLVVVNSGLLALGCFLILLASYTVILFSLRKRSSESRHKALSTCGSHFTVVTFFFVPCFFIYLCPSTTFPLDKAVSVFYTTITPMLNPLIYTLRNEDVKNAMKQIWNHKVSLKEKQEG from the coding sequence ATGCAACTGATGTTCTTTGCCTTAGTCCTCCTCTTCTACATCGTGATCACGGTGGGAAAACTGCTCATTTTGCTTACGGTCTTTTCTGATCCCCCGCTCCATacacccatgtatttcttcctcagtAACCTGTCCTTTGTGGACATTGCCTATTCCTCAGCCACAGCACCCAAGATGATTGCAGACtttatttctgagaaaaagaCCATTTCCTACTGGGGCTGTGTAACTCAGATGTTCACCTTCCACTTTTTTGGTTGTGCTAAGATTTTTGTCTTGATAGTTATGGCTTTTGACCACTACGCTGCCATCTGCCAGCCTCTCCGTTATACCACTATCATGAGTGCCAATGCTTGTATTGTGCTGGCATAACTGTCCTGGATAGGAGCTCTGGGTCATTCCTTTGTTCAGACCCTCCTGACCTTTCAGCTGCCTTTCTGCAATAATCGGGTCATTGACCATTATGTTTGTGATATCCACCCAGTCCTAAAACTTGCCTGTGCTGATACAACCCTGGTAAATATGTTGGTGGTTGTTAACAGTGGTCTTCTTGCTCTGGGGTGTTTCCTCATTCTTCTGGCCTCCTACACCGTCATTCTATTCAGTCTTCGCAAGCGGTCTTCAGAGAGCCGGCATAAGGCTCTCTCTACCTGTGGGTCTCATTTCACTGTAGTAACTTTCTTCTTTGtcccttgtttctttatttatctgTGTCCATCCACTACTTTCCCACTGGATAAGGCTGTGTCTGTGTTCTATACTACCATCACCCCGATGTTAAACCCACTCATCTACACTCTGAGGAATGAGGATGTAAAGAATGCCATGAAACAGATATGGAATCACAAGGTCTCCTTgaaggaaaagcaggagggaTAG